One window of Quercus robur chromosome 5, dhQueRobu3.1, whole genome shotgun sequence genomic DNA carries:
- the LOC126727149 gene encoding F-box/FBD/LRR-repeat protein At5g56420-like: protein MDGSGLTQQPKKQKLNEELDVVDRNIKCLHNLPEEILRYILSLLPTKDAIRTSVLCKRWEYLWTSIPNLDFKGLELAKRKHFMNFVERVLLLRDSSDIKTFTLYCDVLRDASHVSAWISAAVRRNVQQLYISLCNFRKPFSLPHSLFTCMTLTELELEMPCILKLPPTICFTNLKTLNFGFVTFTKEHSTEKLFSGLPVLEELELFNCYWVNLKVVSISAPKLLSIRIVEDRENQNDENCCQVMISGVSLNYFCYVGEFYNEFHVHNSPSLVEASVLASWYYERKKQIAHRMYMLVAGFSSVKELTLVFCAVELLTYAVEVVELLPHMPIFNNLEYLALEEWSVNLDSVALLRILQNSPHLKTMVFSEGISLSSDYERNDRILDPVPPCFLSQLNCIKVYDYEGDEEELSAVKILLKNAVVLEELVISCSQHFAKDLEKQKKVHEQLLKLPRGSKHCELVFD from the exons ATGGATGGAAGTGGTCTTACTCAACAACCCAAAAAGCAGAAGCTAAATGAAGAACTAGACGTTGTTGACAGGAACATCAAATGCTTACATAATTTACCGGAGGAGATTCTTCGATACATCCTATCCCTACTTCCAACAAAAGATGCTATTAGAACTAGCGTACTTTGCAAGAGGTGGGAATACCTCTGGACCTCCATTCCCAATCTTGATTTTAAAGGGTTGGAGCTGGCTAAGAGAAAGCATTTCATGAATTTTGTGGAAAGAGTGCTTCTTCTTCGCGACTCTTCTGATATAAAAACATTCACTCTCTATTGTGATGTGCTACGTGATGCATCTCATGTAAGTGCGTGGATCTCTGCTGCAGTAAGGCGTAATGTTCAACAGCTGTATATTAGCCTTTGCAATTTCAGAAAACCATTTTCATTGCCTCATAGCTTGTTTACTTGTATGACACTGACAGAGTTAGAACTTGAAATGCCTTGTATCCTCAAACTTCCTCCTACAATTTGCTTCACAAATCTCAAGACCttaaattttgggtttgttacATTTACGAAAGAGCACTCAACCGAGAAGCTTTTTTCTGGGCTGCCAGTCCTTGAGGAGTTGGAATTATTTAATTGCTACTGGGTGAATCTTAAGGTTGTGAGTATTTCTGCTCCAAAGCTTCTTTCAATTCGTATAGTTGAAGATAGGGAAAATCAGAATGATGAAAATTGTTGTCAGGTCATGATTTCTGGAGTTAGcctcaattatttttgttatgttgGTGAATTCTACAATGAATTCCATGTACACAACTCACCCTCACTTGTAGAGGCATCAGTTCTTGCTAGTTGGTATtatgagagaaaaaaacaaattgccCACCGCATGTATATGCTTGTTGCAGGGTTCTCTAGTGTAAAAGAACTAACACTTGTATTCTGTGCTGTTGAG CTTTTAACATATGCAGTAGAAGTTGTAGAACTCCTACCTCATATGCCTATCTTCAATAATTTGGAGTATTTGGCATTGGAAGAATGGTCAGTTAATCTCGACAGTGTAGCACTGTTGAGGATATTGCAAAACTCTCCCCATCTTAAGACGATGGTATTTAGTGAG GGGATCAGCCTGTCCTCAGATTATGAAAGAAATGATAGAATACTGGATCCAGTGCCTCCATGTTTCTTGTCACAGCTCAATTGCATCAAAGTCTATGATTATGAGGGAGACGAGGAGGAGCTATCTGCTGTAAAGATTTTGCTCAAGAATGCAGTGGTCTTGGAAGAATTAGTCATATCATGTTCACAGCATTTTGCGAAGGATTTAGAGAAGCAGAAGAAGGTTCATGAACAGTTATTAAAGCTACCTAGAGGGTCAAAACATTGTGAATTGGTTTTTGATTAG
- the LOC126727151 gene encoding uncharacterized protein LOC126727151, with translation MCYNMGLKEFEHSGVHDLFKAMSKFIAASRQATELDKTRVLLETRIQEVNADCKKWAGFAEKAKDEVKERNKLIEELRTDALEKETRIDHLQQMNNELNARLSKAREDAVAEFKSSKEYTDTLDRNYAAGFEDFRMDAVENFPEVDFSTIKLNLAAATSSLLQTGSDDVNVEDDASTQPPQDEPAVNAPPS, from the exons ATGTGCTACAACATGGGCTTGAAGGAATTTGAACATTCAGGCGTCCATGACCTCTTCAAG GCCATGTCGAAGTTTATAGCAGCGTCTAGACAGGCAACGGAGCTGGACAAGACGAGAGTCTTGTTGGAGACAAGGATTCAGGAGGTGAACGCTGACTGTAAGAAATGGGCTGGGTTTGCTGAAAAAGCTAAGGACGAGGTCAAAGAGCGTAACAAGTTGATTGAGGAGCTAAGGACggatgcattggagaaggagACGCGCATTGATCACTTACAACAGATGAACAATGAGTTGAATGCTCGTCTTTCCAAGGCAAGAGAGGACGCTGTGGCTGAGTTCAAGTCGTCCAAAGAGTATACAGACACTTTGGATCGTAATTATGCAGCTGGTTTTGAAGATTTCAGAATGGACGCTGTTGAAAACTTTCCTGAAGTTGACTTCAGCACAATCAAGCTTAACCTTGCTGCTGCCACAAGCTCTCTCCTCCAGACTGGCTCTGATGACGTCAACGTGGAAGACGACGCCAGTACTCAGCCTCCTCAGGACGAGCCTGCTGTGAATGCTCCCCCTTCTTAG
- the LOC126727152 gene encoding uncharacterized protein LOC126727152 → MPIFNNLEYLVLEEWSVNLNGVALLKILQKSPRLKTMVFSEGISLSSDFERNDRILDPVPPCFLSQLNCIKVYDYEGDEEELSAVKSLLKNAVVLDKMVITCSNHFAKDLKNLKKVHEQLLKLPRGSKHCELVFDLNLS, encoded by the exons ATGCCCATCTTCAATAATTTGGAGTATTTGGTATTGGAAGAATGGTCAGTTAATCTCAACGGTGTAGCACTGTTGAAGATATTGCAAAAATCTCCCCGTCTTAAGACAATGGTATTTAGTGAG GGGATCAGCCTGTCCTCAGATTTTGAAAGAAATGATAGAATACTGGATCCAGTGCCTCCATGTTTCTTGTCACAGCTCAATTGCATCAAAGTCTATGATTATGAGGGAGACGAGGAGGAGCTATCTGCTGTAAAGAGTTTGCTCAAGAATGCAGTGGTCTTGGACAAAATGGTCATAACTTGTTCAAATCATTTTGCAAAGGACTTAAAGAATCTGAAGAAGGTTCATGAACAGTTATTGAAGCTACCCAGAGGGTCAAAACATTGTGAATTGGTTTTTGATTTGAACCTTTCTTGA